The proteins below come from a single Serpentinimonas raichei genomic window:
- the ligA gene encoding NAD-dependent DNA ligase LigA, translating into MSDTPDPIDAPRARLQTLRALLQRHAHLYHVLDAPEVPDAQYDAWWQELLQLEALHPEWVAPDSPSQRVGAPLREGFAPVAHRVPMLSIRTETDTQPSGALAFDARLRKELGLSPTDPELAYLAEPKFDGLAINLRYAAGLLVQAATRGDGATGEDVTHSVRTIGAIPLRLDERVRPAPALLEVRGEVFMRRDDFEALNERQRQRIAAGAKGEKTFVNPRNAAAGAVRQLDPAITAERRLSFFAYGWGEIRMLADAAAPSAATADGVPMAPPFASQHEGLLALRDWGVPVCDLVQRCYGALELVQYHQRIGALRDSLPFDIDGVVYKLDRLEWQQRLGFVTREPRWALAHKYPAQEQSTQVLAIEVQVGRTGKLTPVARLAPVFVGGVTVTNATLHNAEEVLRKDVRVGDTVVVRRAGDVIPEVVGVVPDLGSSGAARGPAWQMPLACPVCGSALLREPDSPEQRCGAGLSCPAQRKQALWHAVSRRALNIEGLGDRLIEQLVDSGKVRSLPDLYRLNAHELAGLERMADKSALNLMQAIEASKRTTLARLLYALGMRHVGERTAKDLAQHFGSLQRLQQASEEELLQVPDVGPVVAQSVHDFFRQPAHLELLAQLRQGGVHWSEGEGEGEGAPALPLAGKTLVLTGTLPTLSREAAQALIEAAGGKVSGSVSKKTAYVVAGSEAGSKLERARELGLPVLDEAGLRALLKAEAD; encoded by the coding sequence ATGTCCGATACGCCCGATCCAATCGATGCGCCCCGCGCGCGCCTGCAAACCCTGCGCGCTTTGTTGCAGCGGCACGCGCACCTCTACCATGTGCTGGATGCGCCCGAGGTGCCCGATGCCCAGTACGACGCCTGGTGGCAAGAGCTGTTGCAACTCGAGGCCTTGCACCCCGAATGGGTGGCGCCCGATTCGCCCAGCCAGCGCGTGGGGGCGCCGCTGCGTGAGGGTTTTGCGCCGGTTGCGCACCGGGTGCCGATGCTCAGCATCCGCACCGAAACCGATACCCAGCCCAGCGGGGCCTTGGCTTTTGATGCGCGCCTGCGCAAAGAACTCGGCCTGTCGCCCACCGACCCCGAGCTGGCCTACCTGGCCGAGCCCAAGTTTGACGGGCTGGCCATCAACCTGCGCTACGCGGCGGGCCTGTTGGTGCAGGCCGCCACCCGCGGCGATGGCGCTACGGGCGAGGACGTGACGCACAGCGTGCGCACCATCGGCGCGATTCCCTTGCGGCTCGATGAGCGCGTGCGCCCAGCCCCGGCGCTGCTGGAGGTGCGCGGCGAGGTGTTCATGCGCCGCGACGACTTTGAGGCGCTTAACGAGCGCCAGCGCCAGCGCATCGCCGCCGGAGCCAAGGGCGAAAAAACCTTTGTCAACCCGCGCAATGCGGCGGCCGGGGCGGTGCGCCAGCTCGATCCCGCCATCACGGCCGAGCGGCGCCTGAGTTTTTTTGCCTACGGTTGGGGTGAAATTCGCATGCTTGCCGATGCCGCTGCGCCCAGCGCTGCAACGGCGGACGGCGTGCCCATGGCGCCCCCTTTTGCCAGCCAGCACGAGGGCTTGCTGGCCCTGCGCGACTGGGGGGTGCCGGTTTGCGATCTGGTGCAGCGCTGCTATGGGGCGCTCGAACTGGTGCAGTACCACCAACGCATCGGGGCCTTGCGCGACAGCCTGCCGTTTGACATCGACGGCGTGGTCTACAAGCTCGATCGCCTTGAGTGGCAGCAGCGGCTGGGCTTTGTGACGCGCGAGCCGCGCTGGGCCTTGGCGCACAAATACCCGGCGCAAGAGCAGAGCACGCAGGTGCTGGCGATCGAGGTGCAGGTGGGGCGCACCGGCAAGCTCACGCCAGTGGCCCGGCTGGCGCCGGTGTTCGTGGGCGGCGTGACCGTCACCAACGCCACCTTGCACAATGCCGAGGAGGTGCTGCGCAAAGACGTGCGCGTGGGCGACACTGTGGTCGTGCGCCGCGCCGGCGACGTGATTCCCGAAGTGGTGGGGGTGGTGCCAGATTTGGGTTCGAGCGGCGCCGCGCGCGGCCCGGCGTGGCAGATGCCGCTGGCCTGCCCGGTGTGCGGCTCCGCCTTGCTGCGCGAGCCCGACTCGCCTGAGCAGCGCTGCGGCGCCGGCTTGAGTTGCCCGGCCCAGCGCAAGCAGGCGCTGTGGCACGCCGTCAGCCGGCGCGCGCTGAACATCGAAGGCTTGGGCGACAGGCTGATCGAGCAACTGGTGGATTCGGGCAAGGTGCGCAGCCTGCCCGATCTGTACCGCCTAAACGCGCACGAGCTGGCCGGGCTCGAGCGCATGGCCGACAAATCGGCGCTCAATTTGATGCAGGCCATCGAGGCCTCCAAGCGCACCACCTTGGCCCGCTTGCTGTATGCGCTGGGCATGCGCCACGTAGGCGAGCGCACCGCCAAAGACCTGGCGCAGCACTTTGGCAGCTTGCAGCGCTTGCAGCAGGCCAGCGAGGAAGAGTTGCTGCAAGTGCCCGATGTGGGGCCGGTGGTGGCGCAAAGCGTGCACGATTTTTTTCGCCAACCCGCGCACCTCGAGCTGCTGGCGCAACTGCGCCAAGGCGGCGTGCACTGGAGCGAAGGCGAAGGCGAAGGCGAGGGCGCGCCTGCGCTACCCCTAGCCGGCAAAACGCTGGTGCTCACCGGCACCCTGCCCACGCTCTCGCGCGAGGCGGCGCAGGCGCTGATCGAGGCCGCCGGCGGCAAGGTGAGCGGCTCGGTGAGCAAGAAAACGGCCTACGTGGTGGCGGGCAGCGAGGCCGGCTCCAAGCTGGAGCGGGCGCGCGAACTCGGGCTGCCGGTGCTAGACGAAGCGGGACTGCGCGCGCTGCTTAAAGCGGAGGCGGATTAA
- a CDS encoding [protein-PII] uridylyltransferase, whose amino-acid sequence MHTPSMQAIPAPAAPLSALRQRYQDDRAALLASIGHWEGTARGIHAPLRRLARLADEVLRQLWRQAALPPGCTLVAVGGYGRVELFPHSDIDVLLLLPEALDLEAQPAVKVALEGFIGACWDVGLTIGSSVRTQAQCLHEAAADVTVQTALLESRWLAGARKPFESLVCALLDALDARAFMQAKLLEQRQRHQKYENTPYALEPNCKESPGGLRDLHTILWLAKAAGLGHSWDELVQRGLATALEGRQLKANEALLSLIRARLHVLAGRREDRLVFDLQSALAQAFGYRAQLEGDEAQSPKALHARGARRASEALMRRYYWAAKAVTQLNEVLLLNIQERIDTDQRGNAPPLRALTEHFFDKDGMLEIASDDLYWQHPQAILETFLLHQTAPGITGLSARTLRALYNARGLMNAAFRRDPRNRATFMRILQQPSGITHAFRLMNQTSVLGRYLWAFRSTVGQMQHDLFHVYTVDQHILMVLRNMRRFFIPEHAHEYPFCARLAAGWDKPWLLYVAALFHDIGKGRGGDHSEVGAREVASFARQHGIERADADLIHFLVTEHLSMSRVAQKEDLSDPDVIAAFARRVGNERRLTGLYLLTVADIRGTSPKVWNAWKGKLLEDLYHATVRVLGGAAPDPAAEIEARKREALARLALHALPQQAHQRLWQQLDVGYFMRHSADEIAWHTRQISKALHERESAPGAAFLREAPPSPLVRARQSPVGEGLQVLIHTADHAELFVRACAYFDRGGFSIQDAKIHTTLDGFALDTFQVLPASMPEQHREWIAQVENDLPLTLQQGGPLPAPSKGRLSRRVKSFPILPRVGLQPDEKGQRWLLTVSASDRIGLLYAMARVLAQHQVDVQLAKISTLGERVEDTFLIRGPHLHLVRAQAQLNHDLLHALESD is encoded by the coding sequence ATGCACACCCCCTCCATGCAGGCCATACCCGCCCCAGCAGCCCCGCTTTCCGCTCTGCGCCAGCGCTACCAAGACGACCGGGCAGCCCTATTGGCGAGCATCGGCCACTGGGAAGGCACGGCGCGCGGCATCCACGCCCCCCTGCGGCGGCTGGCGCGTTTGGCCGACGAGGTGTTGCGCCAGCTCTGGCGCCAGGCCGCGCTGCCGCCGGGCTGCACGCTGGTGGCGGTGGGGGGCTACGGACGGGTCGAGCTGTTTCCGCATTCCGATATCGACGTGCTGCTGCTGCTGCCCGAGGCGCTGGATCTGGAGGCCCAACCGGCCGTCAAGGTGGCGCTGGAGGGCTTTATCGGCGCCTGCTGGGACGTGGGGCTCACCATTGGCTCGAGCGTGCGCACGCAGGCGCAGTGCCTGCACGAGGCCGCGGCCGACGTCACGGTGCAGACCGCCTTGCTGGAAAGCCGCTGGCTGGCCGGGGCCCGCAAGCCCTTCGAGTCGCTGGTCTGCGCGCTGCTCGACGCACTCGATGCGCGCGCCTTCATGCAGGCCAAGCTGCTGGAGCAGCGCCAGCGCCATCAGAAATACGAAAACACGCCCTACGCGCTGGAGCCCAACTGCAAGGAGTCGCCCGGGGGCTTGCGCGACCTGCACACCATCCTTTGGCTGGCCAAGGCCGCCGGTTTGGGCCACTCGTGGGACGAACTGGTGCAACGCGGCTTGGCCACGGCGCTGGAGGGGCGCCAGCTCAAGGCCAACGAGGCGCTGCTGAGCCTGATTCGGGCCCGGCTGCACGTGCTGGCCGGGCGGCGCGAAGACCGGCTGGTGTTCGATTTGCAATCGGCGCTGGCGCAGGCCTTTGGCTACCGCGCCCAGCTCGAGGGCGATGAGGCACAAAGCCCCAAAGCCCTGCACGCCCGTGGCGCACGCCGCGCCAGCGAAGCCCTGATGCGGCGCTACTACTGGGCCGCCAAGGCCGTGACGCAGCTCAACGAGGTGCTGTTGCTCAACATCCAAGAGCGCATCGACACCGACCAGCGCGGCAACGCGCCGCCCCTGCGCGCCCTCACCGAGCATTTTTTCGACAAAGACGGCATGCTCGAAATCGCCAGCGACGACCTGTACTGGCAGCACCCGCAAGCCATACTGGAAACCTTCTTGCTGCACCAGACCGCGCCCGGCATCACCGGGCTGTCGGCGCGCACCCTGCGTGCGCTCTACAACGCGCGCGGGCTGATGAACGCCGCCTTCCGACGCGACCCGCGCAACCGCGCCACCTTCATGCGCATTTTGCAGCAGCCCAGCGGCATCACGCACGCCTTCAGGCTCATGAACCAGACCTCGGTGCTGGGGCGCTACCTGTGGGCCTTTCGCAGCACCGTCGGGCAGATGCAGCACGACTTGTTCCACGTCTACACGGTCGATCAGCACATTCTGATGGTGCTGCGCAATATGCGCCGGTTTTTCATCCCCGAGCATGCGCACGAATACCCCTTTTGCGCGCGCCTGGCCGCAGGCTGGGACAAACCGTGGCTGCTTTATGTGGCGGCGCTGTTTCATGACATCGGCAAGGGCCGGGGGGGCGACCACTCCGAGGTCGGTGCGCGCGAGGTGGCCAGCTTTGCGCGCCAGCACGGCATCGAGCGCGCCGACGCCGATCTGATCCACTTCTTGGTGACCGAGCACCTGAGCATGAGCCGGGTGGCGCAAAAAGAGGACTTGTCCGACCCCGACGTGATCGCCGCCTTTGCGCGCCGGGTCGGCAACGAACGCCGCCTGACCGGCCTGTACCTGCTCACGGTGGCCGACATCCGCGGCACCAGCCCCAAGGTCTGGAACGCCTGGAAGGGCAAGCTGCTCGAAGACCTGTACCACGCCACCGTGCGCGTGCTCGGTGGCGCCGCCCCCGACCCGGCGGCCGAGATCGAAGCCCGCAAACGCGAGGCGCTGGCCCGGCTGGCGCTGCACGCGCTGCCGCAGCAGGCGCACCAGCGCCTGTGGCAGCAGCTCGACGTGGGCTACTTCATGCGCCACTCGGCCGACGAAATCGCCTGGCACACGCGCCAGATCAGCAAAGCGCTGCATGAGCGCGAATCGGCCCCGGGGGCTGCGTTTCTGCGCGAGGCACCGCCCAGCCCCTTGGTGCGCGCCCGCCAATCGCCCGTGGGGGAAGGGTTGCAGGTCTTGATCCACACCGCCGACCACGCCGAATTGTTCGTGCGCGCCTGCGCGTATTTTGATCGCGGTGGTTTTAGCATCCAAGACGCCAAAATCCACACCACCCTCGATGGTTTTGCGCTCGATACCTTTCAGGTGTTGCCGGCCAGCATGCCGGAGCAGCATCGCGAGTGGATCGCGCAGGTGGAGAACGACCTGCCGCTGACGCTGCAACAAGGCGGCCCTTTGCCCGCGCCCAGCAAGGGACGCTTGTCGCGCCGCGTGAAAAGCTTTCCGATTCTGCCGCGCGTGGGCCTGCAACCCGACGAAAAGGGCCAGCGCTGGCTGCTCACCGTGTCGGCCAGCGACCGCATCGGGCTGCTGTACGCCATGGCGCGCGTGCTGGCGCAGCACCAGGTGGATGTGCAACTGGCCAAGATCAGCACGCTGGGCGAGCGCGTCGAGGACACCTTTCTGATTCGCGGCCCACACCTGCATCTGGTGCGGGCGCAGGCGCAGCTAAACCACGACCTGCTGCATGCTCTCGAGTCAGACTAG
- the map gene encoding type I methionyl aminopeptidase, producing MTVTIKDAAGIEGMRRAGRLASEVLDYLGPFVQAGVSTNELDRLAHDYIVGVQQAIPAPLNYAPGGYAPYPKSICTSVNQVICHGIPNDKPLKRGDIVNIDVTVIKDGWHGDTSRMFVVGATAPAALRLCTITYEAMYKGIERVRPGARLGDIGHAIQQHAEAAGYSVVREFCGHGIGQQFHEEPQVLHYGRPGTGMALQAGMTFTIEPMINQGRREIREMGDGWTIATKDRSLSAQWEHTVLCTESGFEILTLSAGSPPPPSANAGRQA from the coding sequence ATGACCGTCACCATCAAGGACGCAGCAGGCATCGAAGGCATGCGCCGCGCCGGGCGCCTAGCCAGCGAAGTGCTGGACTATCTGGGCCCGTTCGTGCAGGCCGGCGTCAGCACCAACGAGCTCGACCGGCTGGCGCACGACTACATCGTCGGGGTGCAGCAGGCCATTCCGGCCCCGCTCAACTACGCGCCCGGCGGTTATGCGCCCTACCCCAAGAGCATCTGCACCTCGGTCAACCAGGTGATCTGCCACGGCATCCCCAACGACAAGCCGCTCAAGCGCGGCGATATCGTCAACATCGACGTCACCGTGATCAAAGACGGCTGGCACGGCGACACCAGCCGCATGTTCGTGGTCGGCGCCACAGCCCCGGCGGCGCTGCGCCTGTGCACCATCACCTACGAAGCGATGTACAAAGGCATCGAGCGCGTGCGCCCGGGGGCGCGCTTGGGCGACATCGGGCACGCCATCCAGCAGCACGCCGAGGCCGCCGGCTATTCGGTGGTGCGCGAGTTCTGCGGCCACGGCATCGGGCAGCAGTTTCACGAGGAGCCGCAGGTGCTGCACTATGGCCGCCCCGGCACCGGCATGGCGCTGCAAGCCGGCATGACCTTCACCATCGAGCCCATGATCAACCAAGGGCGGCGCGAGATCCGCGAAATGGGCGACGGCTGGACCATCGCCACCAAAGATCGCTCGCTCTCGGCGCAATGGGAGCACACCGTGCTGTGCACCGAAAGCGGTTTCGAAATTCTGACGCTCTCGGCCGGTTCGCCGCCACCGCCAAGCGCCAACGCAGGCCGGCAGGCCTGA
- a CDS encoding putative bifunctional diguanylate cyclase/phosphodiesterase, giving the protein MNASAPSQLELEYQAILQNAWVGILLTRRRVVEHCNPRAAELFGWPQGELIGQPASVLYFSESDYADMGQQASHLLGAGQLFEQERLMRKRDGSAVHCHLRAKPINPANSADGTIWILEDIGERKRSESQLRRLLLQQQAILENASVGILFTCDGLIQHCNPRFEDLLGYAPGELLGNSAEVFFSSPDDYQHFGLAIGSRLAAGERIDIEWRNRRRDGSLVWFRHLARALPQAGEEKITIWISDDISQRKAVEHELANAHAELERRAHFLAYHDALTGLPNRLLLQDRLQLALAHAEREHQHLALLCLDLDNFKHINDTLGHATGDVLLQQVTQRLLGCLRDTDTLSRQGGDEFIVLLTHLGDQHATLAVLGKITACMQAPFVLDPHELVLSFSIGVALFPNDGRDFDTLLRKADMAMYRAKESGRNSHHFFNEDMGQQAGEHLRLRSGLRRALEQGELQLHYQPQFDLRSGALVGAEALLRWQHPEQGLIAPARFIPVAEESGLIVPIGAWVIEEVCRQGRTWLDAGHPPLLLAVNLSAVQFKRGDLEDTLRRALQHSGLPAHQLELELTESLLLHNTHAMLDLVRRLKRMGVKLAIDDFGTGYSSLSYLKRFEVDKLKIDQTFVRDLLTDPDDAAIVRAIIQMAASLGLRTVAEGVETAAVAERIAALGCDEAQGYHYARPMPAAAFTDFLQRTAKIRPNSS; this is encoded by the coding sequence TTGAACGCCTCTGCCCCCAGCCAACTCGAGCTTGAATACCAAGCCATCTTACAAAATGCCTGGGTCGGCATCCTGCTCACACGCCGGCGCGTGGTGGAGCATTGCAACCCGCGCGCGGCCGAGCTTTTTGGCTGGCCGCAGGGTGAACTGATCGGCCAACCGGCCTCGGTGCTGTATTTTTCCGAATCCGATTACGCCGACATGGGGCAGCAGGCCTCGCATCTGCTGGGCGCTGGGCAATTGTTCGAGCAAGAGCGCCTGATGCGCAAGCGCGATGGCAGCGCCGTGCATTGCCACCTGCGCGCCAAACCCATCAACCCAGCCAACAGCGCCGACGGCACGATCTGGATCCTTGAGGACATCGGGGAGCGCAAGCGCTCTGAATCGCAGTTGCGCCGCCTGCTGCTGCAGCAACAAGCCATACTGGAAAACGCCAGCGTCGGCATTTTGTTTACCTGCGACGGCCTGATCCAGCACTGCAACCCGCGCTTCGAGGACCTGCTGGGCTATGCCCCGGGTGAATTGCTCGGCAACAGCGCCGAGGTTTTTTTCAGCTCCCCCGACGACTACCAGCATTTCGGGCTGGCCATCGGATCCCGCTTGGCCGCCGGCGAGCGCATCGACATCGAATGGCGCAACCGCCGCCGCGATGGCTCCTTGGTGTGGTTTCGGCACCTGGCGCGCGCGCTGCCGCAGGCCGGTGAAGAAAAAATCACGATCTGGATCAGCGACGACATCAGCCAGCGCAAGGCGGTGGAGCACGAGTTGGCCAACGCCCACGCCGAACTGGAGCGGCGCGCCCACTTTTTGGCCTACCACGACGCCCTCACCGGGCTGCCCAACCGCTTGCTGCTGCAAGACCGGCTGCAACTGGCGCTGGCGCATGCCGAGCGTGAACACCAGCACCTCGCCCTGCTCTGCCTCGACCTAGACAATTTCAAGCACATCAACGACACCCTCGGCCACGCCACGGGCGATGTGCTGCTGCAGCAAGTCACCCAGCGCTTGCTCGGCTGCCTGCGCGACACCGACACCCTGAGCCGCCAAGGGGGCGACGAGTTCATCGTCCTTTTGACCCACCTAGGCGATCAGCACGCCACCTTGGCAGTGCTGGGCAAAATCACGGCCTGCATGCAAGCCCCCTTTGTGCTCGACCCGCACGAATTGGTGCTGAGTTTTTCGATCGGGGTGGCGCTCTTTCCCAACGACGGGCGCGACTTCGACACCCTGCTGCGCAAGGCCGATATGGCCATGTACCGGGCCAAAGAGTCGGGCCGCAACAGCCACCACTTCTTCAACGAAGACATGGGCCAGCAGGCGGGCGAGCACTTGCGGTTGCGCAGCGGCCTGCGCCGGGCGCTCGAACAAGGCGAATTGCAACTGCACTACCAGCCCCAGTTCGATCTGCGCAGCGGCGCCTTGGTCGGGGCCGAGGCGCTGCTGCGCTGGCAGCACCCTGAGCAAGGGCTGATCGCGCCAGCGCGCTTCATCCCGGTGGCCGAAGAAAGCGGGCTGATCGTTCCCATCGGCGCGTGGGTGATCGAAGAAGTCTGCCGCCAGGGCCGCACCTGGCTCGACGCCGGCCACCCGCCGCTGCTGCTGGCCGTCAATTTGTCGGCGGTGCAGTTCAAGCGCGGCGACCTCGAGGACACGCTGCGCCGGGCGCTGCAACACAGCGGCTTGCCCGCGCACCAGCTGGAGCTGGAACTCACCGAATCGCTGCTGCTGCACAACACCCATGCCATGCTCGACCTGGTGCGCCGGCTCAAACGCATGGGGGTCAAGCTGGCGATCGACGATTTTGGCACCGGCTACTCGAGCCTCTCGTACCTGAAGCGCTTCGAGGTGGATAAACTCAAGATCGATCAGACTTTTGTGCGCGACCTGCTCACCGACCCAGACGACGCCGCCATCGTGCGTGCCATCATTCAAATGGCCGCCAGTCTGGGGCTGCGCACGGTCGCCGAAGGGGTGGAAACGGCGGCGGTGGCCGAGCGCATTGCCGCTTTGGGCTGCGACGAAGCCCAAGGCTATCACTACGCGCGCCCCATGCCAGCGGCTGCGTTCACCGATTTCTTGCAGCGCACTGCTAAAATCAGGCCCAATTCGTCCTGA
- a CDS encoding GntR family transcriptional regulator, giving the protein MPPTTPLSPRALYQEVAERLRQRIFKRELVPGSWIDELKIAAELGISRTPLREALKVLAAEGLVTMKLRRGAYVTEVSEQDLREVYELLALLESDAAAAACRHASPEQMQQLQHLHQQLEAAAQGAAEPESATPASTGPAANPSAVPTTEASSDARPERFLAANEAFHLQLLQLAGNRWRMQVVADLRKVMKLNRHGSLLRQGRLQQSLHEHRALMAALLARDAEQARQRMADHFARGLRAAI; this is encoded by the coding sequence ATGCCACCTACCACCCCCTTGAGCCCGCGCGCCCTCTACCAGGAGGTTGCCGAGCGCCTGCGCCAACGCATTTTCAAGCGCGAGCTGGTGCCGGGCAGTTGGATCGACGAACTCAAAATCGCCGCCGAACTCGGCATCAGCCGCACCCCCCTGCGCGAAGCGCTCAAGGTGCTGGCGGCAGAGGGGCTGGTGACCATGAAGCTGCGCCGTGGCGCCTACGTGACCGAAGTCTCGGAGCAAGACTTGCGCGAAGTCTATGAGCTGCTGGCGCTGCTGGAGTCCGACGCCGCTGCCGCCGCCTGCCGCCACGCCAGCCCCGAGCAGATGCAGCAGTTGCAACACCTGCACCAGCAGCTCGAAGCAGCGGCCCAGGGAGCGGCCGAACCCGAATCCGCCACCCCGGCCAGCACCGGCCCAGCTGCCAACCCCAGCGCCGTTCCCACCACCGAGGCCAGCTCCGATGCCCGCCCAGAGCGCTTTCTGGCCGCCAACGAAGCCTTCCACCTGCAATTGCTGCAACTGGCGGGCAACCGCTGGCGCATGCAGGTGGTGGCCGACTTGCGCAAGGTCATGAAGCTCAACCGCCACGGTTCGCTGCTGCGCCAGGGGCGCTTGCAGCAATCGCTGCACGAGCACCGCGCGCTCATGGCAGCGTTGCTGGCGCGCGACGCCGAGCAAGCGCGGCAACGCATGGCAGACCACTTTGCCCGTGGCCTTCGTGCAGCCATTTGA
- the scpA gene encoding methylmalonyl-CoA mutase yields the protein MQPEFKTATLADWRAAATQSLKGAAPESLNWRTPEGIVIKPLYTAADLQGLPHTDTLPGFEPFIRGPQATMYAVRPWTIRQYAGFSTAEESNAFYRQALAAGGQGVSVAFDLATHRGYDSDHPRVFGDVGKAGVAIDSVEDMKILFDGIDLGRVSVSMTMNGAVLPVLAGYVVAAEEQGVAQAALSGTIQNDILKEFMVRNTYIYPPEPSMRIIGDIIEYTAQQMPKFNSISISGYHLQEAGANQALELAFTLADGREYVKTALAKGMDVDEFAGRLSFFWAVGMNFYLEIAKMRAARLLWCRIMKGFGAKKDKSLMLRTHSQTSGWSLTEQDPYNNVVRTTIEAMAAVFGGTQSLHTNSFDEAIALPTEFSSRIARNTQLIIQEETHITNVVDPWAGSYLMERLTQDMADQAWALIEEVDALGGMTRAVDSGWAKLKIEASAAEKQARIDSGRDVIVGVNKYKLAQEDAIDTLEVDNHKVREQQVARLRSLRANRDSAAVQAALADLTAAAQSGQGNLLALSIRAMRLRATVGEVSDALEQVFGRHRADTQKVTGVYAAAYDSAQGWAALQQEIADFAQAQGRQPRVLIAKLGQDGHDRGAKVVATAFADLGFDVDIGPLFQTPEECARQAIENDVHAVGISTLAAGHKTLVPAIIEALKRQGADDIIVFVGGVIPRQDYEFLYQAGVKGIYGPGTPIPASAKDVLEQIKKALG from the coding sequence ATGCAACCCGAATTCAAAACCGCCACGCTGGCCGACTGGCGCGCGGCGGCCACCCAGTCGCTCAAAGGCGCGGCGCCCGAGTCGCTCAATTGGCGCACGCCCGAGGGCATCGTGATCAAGCCGCTCTACACCGCGGCCGATTTGCAGGGCCTGCCCCACACCGACACGCTGCCCGGCTTCGAGCCCTTCATCCGCGGCCCGCAGGCGACCATGTACGCGGTGCGGCCCTGGACCATCCGCCAGTACGCCGGTTTTTCGACCGCCGAAGAATCCAACGCCTTTTACCGCCAGGCGCTGGCGGCGGGCGGGCAGGGCGTCTCGGTGGCTTTCGATCTGGCCACGCACCGCGGCTACGACTCCGACCATCCGCGCGTGTTTGGCGACGTCGGCAAGGCCGGGGTGGCGATCGACAGCGTGGAGGACATGAAAATCCTTTTCGACGGCATCGACCTCGGGCGCGTGAGCGTGAGCATGACCATGAACGGTGCCGTGCTGCCGGTGCTGGCCGGCTACGTGGTGGCGGCCGAGGAGCAGGGGGTGGCGCAGGCGGCCTTGAGCGGCACCATCCAGAACGACATCCTCAAAGAATTCATGGTGCGCAACACCTACATCTACCCGCCCGAGCCCTCGATGCGCATCATCGGCGACATCATCGAGTACACGGCGCAGCAGATGCCCAAGTTCAACTCGATCAGCATCAGCGGCTACCACTTGCAAGAGGCCGGTGCCAACCAGGCGCTGGAATTGGCCTTCACCTTGGCCGATGGCCGCGAGTACGTGAAAACCGCCCTGGCCAAGGGCATGGATGTGGACGAGTTTGCGGGCCGCCTGAGCTTTTTTTGGGCGGTGGGGATGAATTTTTATCTCGAAATCGCCAAAATGCGCGCCGCGCGCCTGCTCTGGTGCCGCATCATGAAGGGCTTTGGGGCCAAGAAAGACAAGAGCCTGATGCTGCGCACGCACAGCCAGACCAGCGGCTGGAGCCTGACCGAGCAAGACCCCTACAACAACGTGGTGCGCACCACAATCGAGGCCATGGCGGCGGTGTTTGGCGGCACGCAGAGTTTGCACACCAACTCGTTCGACGAAGCGATTGCGCTGCCGACCGAGTTTTCCTCGCGCATTGCGCGCAACACCCAGCTCATCATCCAGGAAGAAACCCACATCACCAATGTGGTGGACCCGTGGGCCGGCAGCTACCTGATGGAGCGCCTGACGCAGGACATGGCGGACCAGGCCTGGGCCCTGATCGAGGAAGTCGATGCCCTGGGGGGCATGACGCGCGCCGTCGATTCGGGCTGGGCCAAGCTCAAGATCGAAGCCAGCGCAGCCGAAAAGCAGGCGCGCATCGACAGCGGGCGCGATGTGATCGTGGGCGTGAACAAATACAAGCTGGCGCAAGAAGACGCGATCGACACGCTGGAGGTGGACAACCACAAGGTGCGCGAGCAGCAGGTGGCGCGCTTGCGCTCGCTGCGCGCCAACCGCGACAGCGCAGCGGTGCAGGCCGCGCTGGCCGACCTCACGGCGGCGGCACAATCCGGGCAGGGCAATTTGCTGGCGCTCTCGATTCGCGCCATGCGCCTGCGCGCCACGGTGGGCGAGGTGTCGGACGCGCTGGAGCAGGTTTTTGGGCGCCATCGCGCCGACACACAAAAGGTGACCGGGGTGTATGCCGCCGCTTACGACAGTGCCCAGGGCTGGGCCGCCTTGCAGCAGGAAATCGCCGACTTTGCCCAGGCGCAGGGGCGCCAGCCGCGCGTGCTGATCGCCAAGCTCGGCCAAGACGGGCACGACCGCGGCGCCAAGGTGGTGGCCACGGCCTTTGCCGACCTCGGCTTCGACGTCGATATCGGGCCGCTGTTCCAGACCCCCGAAGAATGCGCCCGCCAGGCGATCGAAAACGATGTGCACGCGGTGGGCATCAGCACGCTGGCGGCCGGCCACAAGACGCTGGTGCCGGCCATCATCGAAGCATTGAAGCGCCAGGGGGCGGATGACATCATCGTCTTCGTCGGCGGCGTGATCCCGCGCCAGGATTACGAATTTCTCTACCAGGCCGGCGTCAAAGGCATCTACGGCCCCGGCACCCCAATCCCGGCCAGCGCCAAAGATGTGCTGGAGCAGATCAAGAAGGCGCTGGGGTGA
- a CDS encoding antitoxin: MNTPAHTAKVFTTGRSQAVRLPKAFRFDTDEVTIEKVGSAVILRPKHEDDAVWAARVQSLLAGFEGMPDEIERDRQPAVDDIESLD; this comes from the coding sequence ATGAACACGCCCGCACACACCGCCAAGGTTTTCACCACGGGGCGCAGCCAAGCGGTGCGTCTGCCCAAGGCGTTCCGCTTTGACACCGACGAGGTGACGATCGAGAAAGTGGGCTCTGCCGTGATCCTTCGCCCCAAGCACGAGGACGACGCCGTGTGGGCGGCGCGGGTGCAGTCGCTCCTAGCGGGGTTCGAGGGCATGCCTGACGAGATCGAGCGCGACCGCCAGCCCGCTGTCGATGACATCGAGAGCCTGGATTGA